The Schistocerca serialis cubense isolate TAMUIC-IGC-003099 unplaced genomic scaffold, iqSchSeri2.2 HiC_scaffold_1362, whole genome shotgun sequence genome includes a window with the following:
- the LOC126440347 gene encoding cyclic pyranopterin monophosphate synthase-like translates to MVDVGSKLVTERTAAARAKVFVGPELMKLVRENGLKEGDVLSVARLAGIVWSKQTSSLIPLCHNISLSSVAVDIELDSALNCVIVTGTAKCRGQTGVEMEALTAVSVSALTVYDMCKAVSHDIVISEIMLLAKSGGTRGDFHRT, encoded by the coding sequence ATGGTCGACGTGGGTTCGAAGCTGGTGACAGAACGGACTGCTGCAGCAcgagcaaaggtttttgtgggacccgaactgatgaaactcgtacgagaaaatggcctgaaggaaggtgacgtacttagcgttgctcgcctggcgggaattgtgtggtccaagcagacgtccagccttatccctctgtgtcataacatatctttatcctctgtggctgtggacattgaactggactctgctctcaactgtgtgattgtaactggcacggcaaagtgtagagggcagacgggtgtggagatggaagctctcactgctgtatcggtgtctgccttaacagtgtacgatatgtgcaaagctgtgagtcatgacattgtgatatctgaaataatgcttctggccaaaagtgggggaactagaggagacttccaccggacatga